From the genome of Triticum aestivum cultivar Chinese Spring chromosome 3B, IWGSC CS RefSeq v2.1, whole genome shotgun sequence, one region includes:
- the LOC123070829 gene encoding DNA polymerase eta isoform X4 → MPVARPEPQEPRVIAHLDLDCFYVQVEQRRNPALKGQPTAVVQYNDWKGGGLIAVSYEARKFGVKRSMRGDEAKNVCPGINLVQVPVSRDKADLNVYRNAGSEVVAILSTKGKCERASMDEVYLDLTDAAKEMLLESPPESSESIFDEATKSNILDLPSDVGEREENVKAWLCRADANYQDKLLACGAILVAQLRVKVLEETQFTCSAGIAHNKMLAKLVSGMHKPAQQTVVPSSSVQDFLASLPVKKMKQLGGKLGSSLQGDLGVETVGDLLGFTEEKLQEYYGVNTGTWLWKTARGISGEEVEDRLLPKSHGCGKTFPGPKALKNHSSVKSWLDKLCEELSERIQSDLSCNKRVAQTLTLHARASKENESNSVKKFPSKSCPLRYGTGKIQEDAMKLFESGLHDFWGSRNAGWSITSLSVTASKIFDIPSGTNSILKYIKGPSSDASSAILDSSSTPELTPLVDNNLYMTPVHEQCEPSSINEECGNSISAKQCRSIEGKGVPKKLSKVQMFHNNHSGNWLYFEVSFTKSTCPAREKKL, encoded by the exons ATGCCGGTGGCGAGGCCGGAGCCGCAGGAGCCGCGGGTGATCGCCCACCTCGACCTAGACTGCTTCTACGTGCAAG TCGAGCAGCGGAGGAACCCGGCGCTCAAGGGGCAGCCGACGGCCGTGGTGCAGTACAACGACTGGAAAGGCGGCGGTCTGATTGCGGTGAGCTACGAGGCCCGCAAGTTCGGCGTCAAGAG GTCCATGCGTGGGGATGAGGCCAAGAATGTCTGCCCAGGTATAAACTTAGTCCAGGTTCCCGTGTCCCGTGACAAGGCCGACCTCAATGTGTACCGAAATGCCGGCTCCGAG GTCGTAGCGATCCTTTCGACTAAGGGGAAGTGTGAGCGAGCATCCATGGACGAAGTGTATCTCGACCTTACTGATGCAGCCAAGGAAATGCTCTTGGAATCCCCTCCGGAGTCATCAGAGTCTATTTTTGACGAGGCCACAAAGTCAAATATCCTTGACCTTCCTTCT GATGTCGGTGAAAGGGAGGAGAATGTGAAGGCATGGCTTTGTCGAGCAGATGCCAACTACCAGGATAAGTTGCTGGCATGCGGAGCTATACTTGTTGCACAGTTACGAGTAAAAGTTCTGGAGGAAACCCAATTCACCTGTTCTGCTGGCATTGCTCACAATAAG ATGTTAGCTAAACTTGTTAGCGGGATGCACAAACCTGCTCAACAAACAGTTGTTCCATCTTCATCAGTTCAAGACTTTCTAGCATCACTGCCTGTGAAGAAGAT GAAACAACTTGGGGGTAAGCTTGGGAGCTCCTTGCAGGGCGATCTGGGGGTCGAGACAGTTGGGGATCTTCTAGGTTTTACAGAAGAGAAATTACAGGAGTACTATGGAGTAAATACAGG AACGTGGTTATGGAAGACTGCAAGGGGTATTAGCGGAGAAGAAGTTGAGGACCGTCTTCTACCAAAGAGCCATGGTTGTGGAAAAACATTTCCTGGCCCAAAAGCATTGAAGAATCATTCTTCT GTTAAGAGCTGGCTGGATAAACTTTGTGAAGAATTGAGCGAGCGGATTCAGTCTGACTTGAGCTGCAACAAGAGAGTTGCTCAAACATTAACTCTCCATGCTAGGGCATCTAAG GAAAATGAGTCTAATTCAGTGAAGAAATTCCCTTCCAAATCTTGTCCATTACGCTATGGGACTGGCAAAATTCAAGAAGATGCAATGAAGCTATTCGAATCTGGCCTTCATGATTTTTGGGGTTCTCGGAATGCTGGATGGAGTATAACATCTCTTTCTGTTACAGCAAGCAAAATATTTGATATACCAAGT GGAACGAACTCAATCTTGAAATATATCAAAGGCCCAAGTTCCGATGCATCTTCGGCTATCCTTGATTCTTCCTCTACACCTGAGTTAACACCACTTGTTG ATAACAACTTATATATGACTCCAGTTCATGAACAGTGTGAACCATCATCTATAAATGAAGAGTGTGGCAATAGTATTTCAGCCAAACAATGTCGCTCAATTGAAGGAAAAGGTGTGCCAAAGAAATTATCGAAAGTTCAG ATGTTTCATAACAATCATTCAGGGAACTGGCTCTATTTTGAAGTTTCTTTCACAAAGTCAACCTGCCCAGCACGAGAAAAGAAACTTTGA
- the LOC123070829 gene encoding DNA polymerase eta isoform X2, with the protein MPVARPEPQEPRVIAHLDLDCFYVQVEQRRNPALKGQPTAVVQYNDWKGGGLIAVSYEARKFGVKRSMRGDEAKNVCPGINLVQVPVSRDKADLNVYRNAGSEVVAILSTKGKCERASMDEVYLDLTDAAKEMLLESPPESSESIFDEATKSNILDLPSDVGEREENVKAWLCRADANYQDKLLACGAILVAQLRVKVLEETQFTCSAGIAHNKMLAKLVSGMHKPAQQTVVPSSSVQDFLASLPVKKMKQLGGKLGSSLQGDLGVETVGDLLGFTEEKLQEYYGVNTGTWLWKTARGISGEEVEDRLLPKSHGCGKTFPGPKALKNHSSVKSWLDKLCEELSERIQSDLSCNKRVAQTLTLHARASKENESNSVKKFPSKSCPLRYGTGKIQEDAMKLFESGLHDFWGSRNAGWSITSLSVTASKIFDIPSGTNSILKYIKGPSSDASSAILDSSSTPELTPLVGNVTQFSIADSCEPSSINEECGNSISAKQCRSIEGKGVPKKLSKVQGTGSILKFLSQSQPAQHEKRNFDGLICSHQGPESSSGASEAEQHGRDNINTAVVHSSGSGNTWMLNVEDIDPAVVGELPLEIQREIQGWIHPSKQATPKKRGSTISSYFSPAGR; encoded by the exons ATGCCGGTGGCGAGGCCGGAGCCGCAGGAGCCGCGGGTGATCGCCCACCTCGACCTAGACTGCTTCTACGTGCAAG TCGAGCAGCGGAGGAACCCGGCGCTCAAGGGGCAGCCGACGGCCGTGGTGCAGTACAACGACTGGAAAGGCGGCGGTCTGATTGCGGTGAGCTACGAGGCCCGCAAGTTCGGCGTCAAGAG GTCCATGCGTGGGGATGAGGCCAAGAATGTCTGCCCAGGTATAAACTTAGTCCAGGTTCCCGTGTCCCGTGACAAGGCCGACCTCAATGTGTACCGAAATGCCGGCTCCGAG GTCGTAGCGATCCTTTCGACTAAGGGGAAGTGTGAGCGAGCATCCATGGACGAAGTGTATCTCGACCTTACTGATGCAGCCAAGGAAATGCTCTTGGAATCCCCTCCGGAGTCATCAGAGTCTATTTTTGACGAGGCCACAAAGTCAAATATCCTTGACCTTCCTTCT GATGTCGGTGAAAGGGAGGAGAATGTGAAGGCATGGCTTTGTCGAGCAGATGCCAACTACCAGGATAAGTTGCTGGCATGCGGAGCTATACTTGTTGCACAGTTACGAGTAAAAGTTCTGGAGGAAACCCAATTCACCTGTTCTGCTGGCATTGCTCACAATAAG ATGTTAGCTAAACTTGTTAGCGGGATGCACAAACCTGCTCAACAAACAGTTGTTCCATCTTCATCAGTTCAAGACTTTCTAGCATCACTGCCTGTGAAGAAGAT GAAACAACTTGGGGGTAAGCTTGGGAGCTCCTTGCAGGGCGATCTGGGGGTCGAGACAGTTGGGGATCTTCTAGGTTTTACAGAAGAGAAATTACAGGAGTACTATGGAGTAAATACAGG AACGTGGTTATGGAAGACTGCAAGGGGTATTAGCGGAGAAGAAGTTGAGGACCGTCTTCTACCAAAGAGCCATGGTTGTGGAAAAACATTTCCTGGCCCAAAAGCATTGAAGAATCATTCTTCT GTTAAGAGCTGGCTGGATAAACTTTGTGAAGAATTGAGCGAGCGGATTCAGTCTGACTTGAGCTGCAACAAGAGAGTTGCTCAAACATTAACTCTCCATGCTAGGGCATCTAAG GAAAATGAGTCTAATTCAGTGAAGAAATTCCCTTCCAAATCTTGTCCATTACGCTATGGGACTGGCAAAATTCAAGAAGATGCAATGAAGCTATTCGAATCTGGCCTTCATGATTTTTGGGGTTCTCGGAATGCTGGATGGAGTATAACATCTCTTTCTGTTACAGCAAGCAAAATATTTGATATACCAAGT GGAACGAACTCAATCTTGAAATATATCAAAGGCCCAAGTTCCGATGCATCTTCGGCTATCCTTGATTCTTCCTCTACACCTGAGTTAACACCACTTGTTGGTAATGTTACTCAGTTCAGTATTGCAGACTCT TGTGAACCATCATCTATAAATGAAGAGTGTGGCAATAGTATTTCAGCCAAACAATGTCGCTCAATTGAAGGAAAAGGTGTGCCAAAGAAATTATCGAAAGTTCAG GGAACTGGCTCTATTTTGAAGTTTCTTTCACAAAGTCAACCTGCCCAGCACGAGAAAAGAAACTTTGACGGCTTAATTTGCAGCCATCAAG GCCCGGAGAGTTCTTCAGGAGCAAGCGAGGCTGAACAACATGGTAGGGACAATATTAACACGGCCGTCGTGCACTCTTCTGGTTCCGGTAACAcatggatgctcaatgttgaagacattgaTCCAGCCGTAGTAGGTGAACTGCCGCTGgagattcaaagagaaatacaGGGTTGGATCCATCCTTCGAAACAGGCAACCCCAAAGAAGAGAGGTTCCACCATTTCTTCTTACTTTTCACCGGCAGGAAGGTGA
- the LOC123070829 gene encoding DNA polymerase eta isoform X1 — protein sequence MPVARPEPQEPRVIAHLDLDCFYVQVEQRRNPALKGQPTAVVQYNDWKGGGLIAVSYEARKFGVKRSMRGDEAKNVCPGINLVQVPVSRDKADLNVYRNAGSEVVAILSTKGKCERASMDEVYLDLTDAAKEMLLESPPESSESIFDEATKSNILDLPSDVGEREENVKAWLCRADANYQDKLLACGAILVAQLRVKVLEETQFTCSAGIAHNKMLAKLVSGMHKPAQQTVVPSSSVQDFLASLPVKKMKQLGGKLGSSLQGDLGVETVGDLLGFTEEKLQEYYGVNTGTWLWKTARGISGEEVEDRLLPKSHGCGKTFPGPKALKNHSSVKSWLDKLCEELSERIQSDLSCNKRVAQTLTLHARASKENESNSVKKFPSKSCPLRYGTGKIQEDAMKLFESGLHDFWGSRNAGWSITSLSVTASKIFDIPSGTNSILKYIKGPSSDASSAILDSSSTPELTPLVDNNLYMTPVHEQCEPSSINEECGNSISAKQCRSIEGKGVPKKLSKVQGTGSILKFLSQSQPAQHEKRNFDGLICSHQGPESSSGASEAEQHGRDNINTAVVHSSGSGNTWMLNVEDIDPAVVGELPLEIQREIQGWIHPSKQATPKKRGSTISSYFSPAGR from the exons ATGCCGGTGGCGAGGCCGGAGCCGCAGGAGCCGCGGGTGATCGCCCACCTCGACCTAGACTGCTTCTACGTGCAAG TCGAGCAGCGGAGGAACCCGGCGCTCAAGGGGCAGCCGACGGCCGTGGTGCAGTACAACGACTGGAAAGGCGGCGGTCTGATTGCGGTGAGCTACGAGGCCCGCAAGTTCGGCGTCAAGAG GTCCATGCGTGGGGATGAGGCCAAGAATGTCTGCCCAGGTATAAACTTAGTCCAGGTTCCCGTGTCCCGTGACAAGGCCGACCTCAATGTGTACCGAAATGCCGGCTCCGAG GTCGTAGCGATCCTTTCGACTAAGGGGAAGTGTGAGCGAGCATCCATGGACGAAGTGTATCTCGACCTTACTGATGCAGCCAAGGAAATGCTCTTGGAATCCCCTCCGGAGTCATCAGAGTCTATTTTTGACGAGGCCACAAAGTCAAATATCCTTGACCTTCCTTCT GATGTCGGTGAAAGGGAGGAGAATGTGAAGGCATGGCTTTGTCGAGCAGATGCCAACTACCAGGATAAGTTGCTGGCATGCGGAGCTATACTTGTTGCACAGTTACGAGTAAAAGTTCTGGAGGAAACCCAATTCACCTGTTCTGCTGGCATTGCTCACAATAAG ATGTTAGCTAAACTTGTTAGCGGGATGCACAAACCTGCTCAACAAACAGTTGTTCCATCTTCATCAGTTCAAGACTTTCTAGCATCACTGCCTGTGAAGAAGAT GAAACAACTTGGGGGTAAGCTTGGGAGCTCCTTGCAGGGCGATCTGGGGGTCGAGACAGTTGGGGATCTTCTAGGTTTTACAGAAGAGAAATTACAGGAGTACTATGGAGTAAATACAGG AACGTGGTTATGGAAGACTGCAAGGGGTATTAGCGGAGAAGAAGTTGAGGACCGTCTTCTACCAAAGAGCCATGGTTGTGGAAAAACATTTCCTGGCCCAAAAGCATTGAAGAATCATTCTTCT GTTAAGAGCTGGCTGGATAAACTTTGTGAAGAATTGAGCGAGCGGATTCAGTCTGACTTGAGCTGCAACAAGAGAGTTGCTCAAACATTAACTCTCCATGCTAGGGCATCTAAG GAAAATGAGTCTAATTCAGTGAAGAAATTCCCTTCCAAATCTTGTCCATTACGCTATGGGACTGGCAAAATTCAAGAAGATGCAATGAAGCTATTCGAATCTGGCCTTCATGATTTTTGGGGTTCTCGGAATGCTGGATGGAGTATAACATCTCTTTCTGTTACAGCAAGCAAAATATTTGATATACCAAGT GGAACGAACTCAATCTTGAAATATATCAAAGGCCCAAGTTCCGATGCATCTTCGGCTATCCTTGATTCTTCCTCTACACCTGAGTTAACACCACTTGTTG ATAACAACTTATATATGACTCCAGTTCATGAACAGTGTGAACCATCATCTATAAATGAAGAGTGTGGCAATAGTATTTCAGCCAAACAATGTCGCTCAATTGAAGGAAAAGGTGTGCCAAAGAAATTATCGAAAGTTCAG GGAACTGGCTCTATTTTGAAGTTTCTTTCACAAAGTCAACCTGCCCAGCACGAGAAAAGAAACTTTGACGGCTTAATTTGCAGCCATCAAG GCCCGGAGAGTTCTTCAGGAGCAAGCGAGGCTGAACAACATGGTAGGGACAATATTAACACGGCCGTCGTGCACTCTTCTGGTTCCGGTAACAcatggatgctcaatgttgaagacattgaTCCAGCCGTAGTAGGTGAACTGCCGCTGgagattcaaagagaaatacaGGGTTGGATCCATCCTTCGAAACAGGCAACCCCAAAGAAGAGAGGTTCCACCATTTCTTCTTACTTTTCACCGGCAGGAAGGTGA
- the LOC123070829 gene encoding DNA polymerase eta isoform X3, with protein sequence MPVARPEPQEPRVIAHLDLDCFYVQVEQRRNPALKGQPTAVVQYNDWKGGGLIAVSYEARKFGVKRSMRGDEAKNVCPGINLVQVPVSRDKADLNVYRNAGSEVVAILSTKGKCERASMDEVYLDLTDAAKEMLLESPPESSESIFDEATKSNILDLPSDVGEREENVKAWLCRADANYQDKLLACGAILVAQLRVKVLEETQFTCSAGIAHNKMLAKLVSGMHKPAQQTVVPSSSVQDFLASLPVKKMKQLGGKLGSSLQGDLGVETVGDLLGFTEEKLQEYYGVNTGTWLWKTARGISGEEVEDRLLPKSHGCGKTFPGPKALKNHSSVKSWLDKLCEELSERIQSDLSCNKRVAQTLTLHARASKENESNSVKKFPSKSCPLRYGTGKIQEDAMKLFESGLHDFWGSRNAGWSITSLSVTASKIFDIPSGTNSILKYIKGPSSDASSAILDSSSTPELTPLVVHEQCEPSSINEECGNSISAKQCRSIEGKGVPKKLSKVQGTGSILKFLSQSQPAQHEKRNFDGLICSHQGPESSSGASEAEQHGRDNINTAVVHSSGSGNTWMLNVEDIDPAVVGELPLEIQREIQGWIHPSKQATPKKRGSTISSYFSPAGR encoded by the exons ATGCCGGTGGCGAGGCCGGAGCCGCAGGAGCCGCGGGTGATCGCCCACCTCGACCTAGACTGCTTCTACGTGCAAG TCGAGCAGCGGAGGAACCCGGCGCTCAAGGGGCAGCCGACGGCCGTGGTGCAGTACAACGACTGGAAAGGCGGCGGTCTGATTGCGGTGAGCTACGAGGCCCGCAAGTTCGGCGTCAAGAG GTCCATGCGTGGGGATGAGGCCAAGAATGTCTGCCCAGGTATAAACTTAGTCCAGGTTCCCGTGTCCCGTGACAAGGCCGACCTCAATGTGTACCGAAATGCCGGCTCCGAG GTCGTAGCGATCCTTTCGACTAAGGGGAAGTGTGAGCGAGCATCCATGGACGAAGTGTATCTCGACCTTACTGATGCAGCCAAGGAAATGCTCTTGGAATCCCCTCCGGAGTCATCAGAGTCTATTTTTGACGAGGCCACAAAGTCAAATATCCTTGACCTTCCTTCT GATGTCGGTGAAAGGGAGGAGAATGTGAAGGCATGGCTTTGTCGAGCAGATGCCAACTACCAGGATAAGTTGCTGGCATGCGGAGCTATACTTGTTGCACAGTTACGAGTAAAAGTTCTGGAGGAAACCCAATTCACCTGTTCTGCTGGCATTGCTCACAATAAG ATGTTAGCTAAACTTGTTAGCGGGATGCACAAACCTGCTCAACAAACAGTTGTTCCATCTTCATCAGTTCAAGACTTTCTAGCATCACTGCCTGTGAAGAAGAT GAAACAACTTGGGGGTAAGCTTGGGAGCTCCTTGCAGGGCGATCTGGGGGTCGAGACAGTTGGGGATCTTCTAGGTTTTACAGAAGAGAAATTACAGGAGTACTATGGAGTAAATACAGG AACGTGGTTATGGAAGACTGCAAGGGGTATTAGCGGAGAAGAAGTTGAGGACCGTCTTCTACCAAAGAGCCATGGTTGTGGAAAAACATTTCCTGGCCCAAAAGCATTGAAGAATCATTCTTCT GTTAAGAGCTGGCTGGATAAACTTTGTGAAGAATTGAGCGAGCGGATTCAGTCTGACTTGAGCTGCAACAAGAGAGTTGCTCAAACATTAACTCTCCATGCTAGGGCATCTAAG GAAAATGAGTCTAATTCAGTGAAGAAATTCCCTTCCAAATCTTGTCCATTACGCTATGGGACTGGCAAAATTCAAGAAGATGCAATGAAGCTATTCGAATCTGGCCTTCATGATTTTTGGGGTTCTCGGAATGCTGGATGGAGTATAACATCTCTTTCTGTTACAGCAAGCAAAATATTTGATATACCAAGT GGAACGAACTCAATCTTGAAATATATCAAAGGCCCAAGTTCCGATGCATCTTCGGCTATCCTTGATTCTTCCTCTACACCTGAGTTAACACCACTTGTTG TTCATGAACAGTGTGAACCATCATCTATAAATGAAGAGTGTGGCAATAGTATTTCAGCCAAACAATGTCGCTCAATTGAAGGAAAAGGTGTGCCAAAGAAATTATCGAAAGTTCAG GGAACTGGCTCTATTTTGAAGTTTCTTTCACAAAGTCAACCTGCCCAGCACGAGAAAAGAAACTTTGACGGCTTAATTTGCAGCCATCAAG GCCCGGAGAGTTCTTCAGGAGCAAGCGAGGCTGAACAACATGGTAGGGACAATATTAACACGGCCGTCGTGCACTCTTCTGGTTCCGGTAACAcatggatgctcaatgttgaagacattgaTCCAGCCGTAGTAGGTGAACTGCCGCTGgagattcaaagagaaatacaGGGTTGGATCCATCCTTCGAAACAGGCAACCCCAAAGAAGAGAGGTTCCACCATTTCTTCTTACTTTTCACCGGCAGGAAGGTGA